From Planococcus halocryophilus, the proteins below share one genomic window:
- a CDS encoding ATP-grasp domain-containing protein, with translation MTEKIYVIHENEEWTTHLFKRLDELELPYEDWFINEGLVDLNDVPPEGVFYSRMSASSHTRGHRFAPEMADSLLAWLEHHGRTVFNGTRALRLEVSKVNQSMALNAAGIQTPKTIAANGRAQIIEAAEKLDVPSFITKHNRAGKGLGVRLFHSIDALKEYLDSEDFEPSIDGITLIQEYIQAPEPFITRCEFVGGKFVYAVQVDTSEGFELCPADACRIDDLFCPVGEQVAEKPKFQIVEGFNDPIIEKYENFLRDNDIAVAGIEFIRNSDRDIFTYDVNTNTNYNADAEAVAGKYGMLELAQLLGSQLKKSETAV, from the coding sequence ATGACTGAAAAAATTTATGTGATACACGAAAACGAAGAATGGACGACGCACTTATTCAAACGATTAGACGAATTGGAATTACCGTACGAAGATTGGTTTATCAATGAAGGATTAGTGGATTTAAACGACGTCCCTCCTGAAGGCGTCTTTTACAGCCGCATGAGCGCCTCATCTCATACGAGAGGTCATCGTTTTGCACCGGAAATGGCTGATTCTCTGCTCGCCTGGCTTGAGCACCACGGCAGAACCGTCTTTAACGGCACGCGTGCGCTTCGCCTAGAAGTCAGCAAAGTCAACCAATCCATGGCGCTAAACGCAGCTGGTATCCAAACACCAAAAACAATTGCCGCAAATGGCCGCGCGCAAATTATCGAGGCTGCTGAAAAATTAGACGTACCGTCGTTTATCACCAAACATAACCGCGCTGGCAAAGGACTCGGGGTTCGCTTGTTCCACTCTATTGATGCACTAAAGGAATATCTAGACAGTGAGGATTTTGAGCCATCTATTGACGGCATCACGCTAATCCAAGAATACATCCAAGCCCCCGAGCCGTTTATCACGCGCTGTGAATTTGTCGGTGGAAAGTTTGTCTACGCGGTACAAGTGGATACTTCAGAAGGATTTGAATTATGCCCAGCCGATGCTTGCCGCATTGATGATCTGTTTTGTCCTGTGGGCGAACAAGTGGCAGAAAAACCGAAGTTTCAAATCGTGGAAGGGTTCAATGATCCGATCATCGAAAAATACGAAAACTTCCTTCGCGACAACGATATCGCTGTAGCGGGAATTGAATTTATCCGTAATAGCGATAGAGATATTTTCACATACGATGTTAATACCAATACGAATTACAATGCAGATGCTGAAGCGGTTGCAGGTAAATATGGGATGTTGGAATTGGCGCAGTTGCTTGGGAGTCAGTTGAAAAAATCCGAAACAGCCGTGTAA
- a CDS encoding metallophosphoesterase family protein: MNRRKKVIIVMMVLLMIPAAYVYAVSSVNTQDGGIGNSAHYLNQNQSIEIDTKVDKIIYPLLATPAIKEKGTSLTVQVDTKGKEPKDWDVKINQTENSGVEGEFTLPVKSVEKGSYHWKNSSSIYDVTVSIPGDIPENLYDLEISYTANNMHVKDEEPNSVKVVNEFKEDFTFIHLTDIHVGSPRNISDPADVTEAGMWNPDESKRWLYLQKTIKQVNLLKPDFVVMTGDLMFGQMNPQEYIYEYEETYRMLKKFNVPVYIVPGNHDLYAQDATLADGAKYWEQYFGPQYFSFDYGSYAHMIGYNSFDWHKFDRQGHGSLSVPTWGGQIRDKQMDWIQQDLEKNGQTASGNQVRGLFSHHNPIWRDKDIWPSSDPEVSEYWNEYDAQHNPQNLSTLIKGEKLGIQYDQQWHGEGAYELIDIMKQNKVNIALHGHTHIDNITEQDGILYSTTASIELSATPWVGYRVFQKELGSEDFNSYIYEGTDSSMPVYQEGNTAAGVVSFENKFSLPNDGTQVTQTATVTNRLNKEVTIHLPFYMKPGSYTATNGQIIENNVYGTKQLIEMEVTVPANSSKDVSLTR; the protein is encoded by the coding sequence ATGAACCGAAGAAAAAAGGTAATAATAGTAATGATGGTTTTACTGATGATTCCAGCTGCATATGTATATGCCGTATCAAGTGTAAATACACAGGATGGAGGTATTGGAAACTCAGCACATTATTTAAATCAAAATCAATCGATCGAAATTGATACAAAAGTTGACAAGATCATTTATCCGTTACTTGCGACTCCTGCCATCAAAGAGAAAGGTACAAGTTTAACCGTTCAAGTGGACACGAAAGGCAAAGAGCCTAAAGACTGGGATGTGAAAATCAATCAAACGGAAAATTCGGGTGTGGAAGGTGAGTTCACGTTGCCAGTGAAAAGTGTAGAAAAAGGCTCATACCATTGGAAAAACAGTTCTTCTATCTACGACGTGACCGTTTCTATTCCAGGGGACATTCCAGAAAATTTATATGATCTGGAAATCTCATATACAGCAAACAATATGCATGTGAAAGATGAGGAGCCTAACTCGGTAAAGGTGGTAAATGAGTTTAAAGAAGACTTTACCTTTATCCATTTAACAGATATTCATGTTGGTTCACCGAGAAACATTTCTGATCCGGCCGACGTAACGGAAGCGGGAATGTGGAACCCAGACGAGTCTAAACGCTGGCTGTATTTGCAAAAAACGATCAAACAAGTCAATTTGTTAAAGCCTGACTTTGTTGTAATGACAGGGGATTTAATGTTTGGCCAAATGAATCCGCAAGAATACATTTACGAGTATGAAGAAACCTATCGAATGTTAAAGAAATTTAATGTGCCCGTCTATATCGTGCCCGGAAATCATGATTTATACGCACAAGATGCGACACTCGCGGATGGGGCTAAATACTGGGAACAATATTTTGGACCGCAATACTTTTCATTTGATTACGGTTCTTATGCGCACATGATTGGGTACAACTCTTTTGATTGGCATAAATTCGACCGCCAAGGGCACGGGAGCCTTTCAGTTCCGACATGGGGTGGCCAAATTCGAGACAAACAAATGGACTGGATCCAACAAGATTTAGAAAAAAACGGACAAACCGCTTCGGGCAACCAAGTAAGAGGGTTATTTTCTCATCACAACCCGATTTGGCGTGATAAGGACATCTGGCCATCTAGCGATCCCGAGGTCAGTGAATACTGGAACGAATACGACGCACAACACAATCCGCAAAATCTTTCTACCTTGATAAAAGGTGAGAAACTTGGCATCCAGTATGACCAGCAATGGCACGGGGAAGGCGCATATGAATTGATCGACATCATGAAACAAAACAAAGTGAACATTGCGCTGCATGGCCATACCCACATTGACAACATTACAGAACAAGACGGGATTTTATACTCAACGACAGCATCGATTGAACTGTCAGCGACGCCTTGGGTAGGTTACCGCGTATTCCAAAAAGAGCTAGGCAGTGAGGATTTTAATTCCTATATATACGAAGGTACCGACAGCTCGATGCCGGTCTATCAAGAAGGCAATACAGCAGCAGGTGTGGTTTCATTTGAAAACAAATTTTCCCTGCCTAACGATGGAACACAAGTCACACAAACCGCAACCGTAACAAATCGTCTAAATAAAGAAGTTACGATTCATCTCCCGTTTTATATGAAGCCTGGGTCATACACAGCGACTAATGGCCAGATCATCGAAAACAATGTATATGGAACAAAACAGCTGATTGAAATGGAAGTTACGGTTCCGGCTAATAGTTCGAAGGACGTGAGTTTGACAAGGTAG
- a CDS encoding glycerophosphodiester phosphodiesterase: MMVMILKKLLIVLVVVMICAAVYILKDTSKNDQHSALLDENSFLLIAHRGASAIAPEHTLASYQMAIDMDEDFIEIDLQMTKDGVLVAFHDDIVDRTTDGSGKVAEMDLADIKKLDAGSWFNAEKPDRAKDEYVGIQVPTLEEIFTAFGDSTNYYIETKQPDKSEGMEEDLLELLYQYGLLEESLPKGHVIIQSFSADSLKTIHELDDDIPLIQLTDNLEQEIPSPETFKLYREYAVGIGVSHKNADDAYIAAARRAGLLVHLFTVDRLAEGEKLKSWGANGIFTNDIEAVSSLK; this comes from the coding sequence ATGATGGTGATGATATTGAAAAAGTTGTTAATTGTTCTAGTGGTAGTGATGATTTGTGCTGCTGTTTATATTTTAAAGGATACTAGTAAAAATGATCAGCATTCTGCTTTACTAGATGAAAATTCCTTTCTTTTGATTGCTCATCGGGGTGCAAGTGCAATTGCGCCTGAGCATACTTTGGCATCCTATCAAATGGCGATAGATATGGACGAAGATTTTATTGAAATTGATTTACAGATGACAAAAGATGGTGTTCTGGTTGCCTTCCATGACGATATTGTTGATCGCACGACCGATGGCAGTGGAAAAGTAGCGGAAATGGACTTGGCGGACATTAAAAAACTGGATGCAGGTTCCTGGTTTAATGCCGAAAAACCGGACAGAGCGAAAGATGAGTACGTAGGCATTCAAGTTCCGACCCTCGAGGAAATCTTTACAGCTTTCGGTGACAGTACCAATTATTACATTGAAACCAAGCAGCCGGATAAAAGTGAAGGAATGGAAGAGGACTTGCTGGAATTGCTCTATCAATATGGATTGTTGGAAGAGTCTCTCCCGAAAGGTCATGTAATTATCCAGTCGTTTAGCGCAGACAGTTTGAAAACGATTCATGAATTGGACGACGATATACCACTCATACAATTGACAGACAACTTGGAGCAAGAAATCCCTTCCCCTGAGACTTTCAAGTTATATAGGGAATATGCCGTCGGTATTGGAGTCAGTCATAAGAATGCGGACGACGCATATATTGCTGCTGCAAGAAGAGCAGGCTTATTGGTCCACCTTTTTACTGTCGACAGACTGGCAGAAGGAGAGAAGCTGAAATCCTGGGGAGCAAACGGTATCTTCACGAATGATATTGAAGCTGTTAGCAGTTTAAAATGA
- a CDS encoding YifB family Mg chelatase-like AAA ATPase, which translates to MYSVGMSGLTGQVIRVEATVREDKEQCIIIGLPDVSIKESRERILNCLHALKKDIDMKKITIHLSPADVKKQGTSYDAAMLLAVLQAMAKKPLDIPDKTCFIAALTLNGELTTFHSMIPTIHQAILLGFKRIYIPPIEISLFAQAADVELIRMPDMPSLLSHLAGKTSLFDEDLTLLTPETFYEDTEKVPHVCFSAIRGHEEAKRALLLAAAGGHHVLMSGPPGCGKSLLANAFHTILPDLAHDEMLEVYSIYQLAKQARSLSERPPFRSPHHSSSEGAIIGGGRFPKPGEMSLAHRGVLFLDELGHFPRRVIDTLRQPLESGFAVVNRVEGSDQFPAAINLIAATNPCPCGYYGSHEKYCTCGDKARLKYMQKITGPILDRVDFVLEMKNQGVLAQSTAVTSDELRMLTTVSRTRQRVRYGANYTNAIVPIKLFEDKTTFSPAQLARIETVSFQEKLSSRATMKILRLARTISDVADEDHVTDAAIDEALGWKISASQTHRSLMR; encoded by the coding sequence ATTTACAGTGTCGGCATGAGCGGATTGACCGGTCAGGTGATTCGTGTTGAAGCAACGGTTCGTGAAGACAAAGAACAATGCATTATTATTGGCTTACCCGACGTGTCGATCAAGGAGTCGCGCGAACGGATTTTAAATTGCTTACACGCATTAAAAAAAGATATCGACATGAAGAAAATTACCATTCACTTATCCCCTGCCGATGTGAAAAAGCAAGGTACTTCGTATGACGCGGCGATGCTTTTGGCAGTGTTGCAGGCGATGGCGAAAAAACCGTTGGACATCCCCGATAAGACTTGCTTTATTGCTGCGCTAACGTTGAACGGTGAACTGACGACGTTTCACAGTATGATCCCAACAATCCATCAAGCCATTTTACTCGGCTTTAAACGCATTTACATCCCACCCATTGAAATCTCCCTTTTTGCACAAGCTGCGGATGTTGAATTGATTCGTATGCCGGACATGCCCTCTTTACTTTCCCACTTAGCCGGAAAGACTTCCCTGTTTGATGAAGACCTCACACTGTTAACACCAGAAACGTTCTACGAAGACACTGAAAAAGTTCCTCATGTGTGTTTTTCCGCCATTCGAGGTCACGAGGAAGCGAAGCGCGCGCTATTGCTTGCGGCAGCTGGTGGTCATCATGTGTTGATGAGCGGTCCACCGGGTTGTGGAAAAAGCTTACTCGCTAATGCCTTTCATACGATTTTGCCCGATTTGGCGCATGATGAAATGTTAGAAGTTTATAGCATTTATCAGCTGGCCAAGCAAGCTCGTTCGCTGTCGGAGCGTCCACCATTTCGCAGTCCGCATCATTCATCTTCTGAAGGTGCGATTATCGGCGGCGGTCGTTTCCCGAAGCCCGGCGAAATGTCGCTGGCGCACCGGGGAGTCCTATTTTTAGATGAGTTGGGTCATTTTCCAAGGCGCGTAATTGATACGTTACGTCAGCCTCTTGAAAGTGGATTTGCCGTGGTGAATCGCGTTGAAGGATCCGATCAATTTCCTGCAGCCATCAACTTGATCGCCGCGACCAATCCGTGTCCGTGCGGTTATTACGGATCCCATGAAAAATATTGTACGTGCGGAGATAAAGCTCGCTTAAAGTATATGCAAAAAATCACCGGCCCCATACTTGACCGCGTGGATTTTGTGCTTGAGATGAAAAACCAAGGCGTGTTGGCTCAATCGACCGCTGTTACGTCTGATGAACTGCGCATGCTAACAACAGTTTCACGCACTCGGCAACGCGTTCGTTACGGCGCTAACTACACGAATGCCATCGTACCGATTAAGTTGTTTGAAGACAAAACGACTTTTTCACCGGCACAACTAGCACGAATCGAAACGGTCAGTTTCCAGGAAAAGCTAAGCAGCCGTGCCACGATGAAAATTCTTCGATTGGCGCGAACCATTTCCGATGTCGCAGACGAAGACCACGTAACAGATGCCGCCATTGACGAAGCATTGGGCTGGAAAATCAGTGCGTCTCAAACGCATCGTTCGCTGATGAGGTAG
- a CDS encoding transposase, with protein MTRKRAFNPHSYYHVIMRGNNRQPIFKTKEDMFELKRTFQHIYVDYPFKILAYCFMTNHYHILIKAEHDPLHKIMGLVNRRYSMSYAKRYRHIGRIYQKRYFAKEVDSRLGLLTVSSYIHRNPIQTKKPMVERLEMYPYSSFPLYWDESLPAPAFLDRELLKSLLPEPFEKNNTAYCMYCLTYAQNAEEDLHVEDMEPPVM; from the coding sequence ATGACGCGAAAACGAGCGTTCAACCCTCATTCTTATTACCATGTCATCATGCGTGGCAATAACCGGCAACCGATTTTTAAAACAAAAGAAGATATGTTTGAGCTCAAGCGGACATTTCAACATATTTATGTAGATTACCCGTTTAAAATTTTGGCTTATTGTTTTATGACCAACCATTATCACATTTTGATCAAAGCCGAGCATGATCCTCTTCATAAAATCATGGGTCTGGTCAATCGCCGGTATTCCATGTCCTATGCCAAGCGTTATCGCCACATTGGACGAATATACCAAAAGCGCTATTTCGCGAAAGAAGTCGATTCGCGTCTTGGCCTTCTCACGGTCAGTAGTTATATCCACCGCAACCCGATTCAAACCAAAAAGCCGATGGTGGAGCGATTGGAGATGTATCCGTATAGTTCGTTTCCGTTGTATTGGGACGAGTCACTTCCAGCTCCGGCTTTTTTAGACCGAGAACTGTTGAAAAGCTTGCTGCCGGAGCCGTTCGAGAAGAACAACACAGCCTATTGTATGTATTGCCTGACTTATGCGCAGAACGCGGAAGAAGATCTGCATGTGGAGGATATGGAGCCACCGGTGATGTAG
- the istB gene encoding IS21-like element helper ATPase IstB: MTVESTLQKLNELKLYSMEKMYMDQMSDPAFKDLSFDDRLSLMIDGEWLRRQNSRLHRLMTNAQFKMSQACVEDLLYYDDRKLDKAFITKLSTCNFVGENQNVIIKGASGNGKSYLACALGVSACRNNYSVRYVRLPELLDELAVARLNGTFQKTMKVYRKIKLLILDEWLLVSLDEMQARDLLEIVESRHMTSSTIFCSQFDTAGWYEQIGESTLADAIIDRIIHSSHNILVDGKISMRERLGLHS; the protein is encoded by the coding sequence TTGACAGTTGAATCTACTTTACAGAAACTCAATGAACTCAAGCTCTACTCGATGGAGAAGATGTATATGGATCAGATGAGCGATCCTGCTTTCAAAGACCTGTCTTTTGACGATCGTCTATCGTTGATGATCGACGGAGAATGGCTAAGACGACAGAATTCTCGACTCCATCGGCTGATGACAAATGCGCAGTTCAAAATGAGCCAGGCCTGCGTGGAAGATTTACTCTATTACGATGATAGAAAGCTTGATAAAGCATTTATCACAAAACTATCGACTTGTAACTTTGTGGGTGAAAACCAGAATGTCATCATTAAAGGCGCCTCTGGTAATGGAAAATCGTATCTTGCCTGCGCCTTAGGCGTCAGCGCATGTCGTAACAATTATAGCGTCCGGTATGTGCGACTTCCCGAATTATTGGATGAGTTGGCTGTAGCTAGGTTAAACGGTACCTTTCAGAAGACGATGAAAGTCTACCGGAAAATCAAACTGTTGATCTTGGACGAATGGCTTCTCGTATCTTTAGATGAAATGCAAGCCCGCGACCTCTTGGAGATCGTCGAAAGCCGTCATATGACGAGTTCCACCATCTTCTGTTCGCAATTCGATACCGCTGGCTGGTATGAACAGATCGGAGAGTCCACTCTAGCAGATGCGATTATCGATCGAATTATTCATAGTTCGCATAATATTTTAGTCGATGGTAAGATTTCGATGCGTGAACGATTAGGTCTCCATTCCTGA
- the istA gene encoding IS21 family transposase: protein MVKYREILRLHSQGISKRSIASSCRCSRVTINEVLERAEQHGLSWPLPDDLDDTQIQKLMFPEKFISEERNLPDMDYIHKEMAKSGVTLSLLWSEYVYKCRSEGTIPYSYRQFCRAYSGFAMTNKATMRIRRKPGEILEVDWAGDPMRVVDRETGEYHKVSLFVASLSCSSYSYAEGFFSMNSLSWVTAHIHAFEYMGGVARTLVPDNLWTGVDKSSSYEPVINKTYQELAEHYQTVVIPARVSHPKDKPNVERNVGIIATWIIASLRNERFFSLDELNKAVRVKLDEFNARPFQKRKGSRLDAFQEEEKFSLIGLPASRYEMALWKKATVQLDYHICIDEMFYSVPYEYIKHKVEIRLTRTMVEVHYNNFRIASHKRLFGKAGQTLTVHEHMPPKHQQFVTFTPQHFKDWGGSVGPFTETVIQTVLKDSTNEKQALKLCLGILKLGDVYSLKELEQACEKSLSVSPRVSLNNMKTILKTERELPSKVVKPKSKKLSEQHGFVRGADYFRGK from the coding sequence ATGGTCAAATATCGTGAGATCCTTCGGCTCCATTCCCAGGGAATCTCTAAGAGGAGTATCGCATCAAGTTGTCGATGTTCACGTGTCACTATCAATGAAGTTCTTGAACGAGCTGAGCAACATGGACTAAGTTGGCCGTTGCCTGACGACCTGGATGATACACAGATCCAAAAGCTGATGTTTCCAGAGAAGTTCATATCTGAAGAAAGGAATTTACCAGATATGGACTATATCCACAAAGAGATGGCAAAGTCTGGCGTGACACTATCTCTGCTTTGGAGCGAGTATGTATACAAATGCCGCAGCGAAGGAACGATTCCGTACAGCTACCGCCAGTTCTGTCGAGCGTATAGTGGATTTGCGATGACTAACAAAGCGACGATGCGCATTCGCAGAAAGCCTGGGGAAATTTTAGAAGTGGATTGGGCGGGTGATCCGATGCGAGTTGTAGATAGGGAAACAGGCGAATACCATAAGGTATCGCTATTTGTAGCATCGCTCTCCTGTAGTTCATACTCTTATGCGGAAGGATTTTTTTCGATGAATTCTTTGAGCTGGGTGACTGCACATATTCATGCGTTCGAGTACATGGGAGGAGTGGCTAGGACACTTGTGCCTGATAATCTATGGACCGGAGTTGACAAGTCCTCTAGCTATGAACCAGTCATTAACAAGACTTATCAGGAATTAGCTGAGCACTATCAGACCGTTGTCATCCCTGCACGTGTCAGCCACCCAAAAGACAAACCAAATGTGGAGAGAAACGTAGGAATTATCGCAACTTGGATTATCGCATCTCTAAGAAACGAGCGATTCTTCTCGCTGGATGAGTTGAATAAGGCAGTAAGGGTAAAGCTCGATGAATTCAATGCAAGACCTTTTCAAAAAAGAAAAGGAAGCCGATTGGACGCTTTTCAAGAGGAAGAAAAGTTTTCACTGATTGGTCTGCCGGCTTCCCGATACGAGATGGCTTTGTGGAAGAAAGCCACTGTACAATTAGATTATCACATCTGTATCGATGAGATGTTCTATTCTGTCCCTTATGAATATATCAAACATAAAGTTGAAATACGTCTTACCCGGACGATGGTGGAGGTCCATTACAACAATTTTCGGATTGCCAGCCACAAAAGACTATTCGGTAAAGCTGGCCAAACCTTGACTGTGCATGAACATATGCCACCTAAACATCAGCAGTTTGTGACCTTCACACCGCAGCACTTTAAAGACTGGGGAGGGTCCGTCGGACCATTTACAGAGACGGTCATCCAGACGGTATTGAAAGATTCCACAAACGAGAAACAGGCATTGAAACTCTGTCTGGGAATCTTGAAATTGGGCGATGTTTATAGCTTAAAGGAACTTGAACAAGCTTGTGAAAAATCCTTGTCTGTCTCTCCACGGGTGAGTCTCAACAATATGAAAACAATTTTGAAGACCGAGAGAGAGCTACCTAGCAAAGTTGTAAAACCAAAATCTAAAAAACTATCAGAACAGCACGGTTTTGTCCGTGGCGCTGATTATTTCAGGGGGAAATAA
- the tnpA gene encoding IS66 family insertion sequence element accessory protein TnpA, producing MKRKEKELYWTGQISEYRESGETLVQWCERKDIKLHTMKYWLRKQSPVSKKSQETAWVSCLVEEPSSETTLTLKIKNVEIEVMSGFQDELLLKVLRTLNQL from the coding sequence TTGAAAAGAAAAGAGAAAGAATTATATTGGACAGGTCAAATCAGTGAATATCGGGAAAGTGGAGAAACTTTAGTTCAATGGTGCGAGAGGAAGGACATCAAACTCCACACGATGAAATACTGGCTGCGCAAACAGTCGCCCGTATCCAAAAAGTCGCAAGAGACCGCTTGGGTCTCCTGTCTGGTAGAAGAACCTTCGAGCGAGACGACGCTTACGTTGAAAATAAAAAATGTGGAAATTGAGGTGATGAGTGGCTTCCAGGACGAACTGTTACTGAAGGTCCTTCGGACACTTAATCAATTATGA
- the tnpB gene encoding IS66 family insertion sequence element accessory protein TnpB (TnpB, as the term is used for proteins encoded by IS66 family insertion elements, is considered an accessory protein, since TnpC, encoded by a neighboring gene, is a DDE family transposase.): MMNGRIVERVYLATGPTDLRKSIDGLAVIVQELFQLDPFSNALFVFCNRKKDKLKILFWDHNGFWLYYRRLEKGLFDWPDLGSSLPLPITSRQLNWLLDGLPLNQRQAHPSVAAKKII; encoded by the coding sequence ATGATGAATGGCCGAATTGTCGAGCGGGTGTATTTGGCTACCGGACCGACAGACCTCCGAAAGTCAATTGATGGGCTCGCGGTTATCGTCCAGGAATTATTTCAGCTCGATCCTTTTTCCAACGCGCTCTTTGTGTTTTGTAACCGGAAGAAAGACAAGCTCAAGATTCTATTCTGGGATCACAATGGCTTCTGGCTCTACTACCGCCGATTGGAAAAAGGGTTGTTCGATTGGCCGGACCTTGGGTCCAGCCTGCCCCTTCCAATCACGTCTCGGCAGTTGAACTGGTTGCTTGATGGCCTGCCGCTGAACCAACGTCAGGCGCATCCATCCGTTGCGGCGAAAAAAATCATTTAG
- the tnpC gene encoding IS66 family transposase: MKIMDGKTSPTIEELEKKNAQLENQMKTLELKVQWYEEQFRLAQQKRFGVSSEKTDDNQLTLQLFNEAEISSAVLLAEPTMETINYTRKKIGGRAEKLKDLPVETIHYDLSDAEKVCLACNHELHEMSHQTRQELKVVPAQVKVVEHVQHIYSCRHCEKHAITTPIVKAKMPNPVIPKGLASPSAIAFVMTQKFADGLPLYRQEKQLERMGIPLNRQTLSNWMISSTTRWLRPFYDLLHRQLLQEELLHADETSLQVLDEPGKIAQSKSYMWLYRTSSVTKKPMVLFDYRANRSSKNPKDFLKGYEGYLNVDGYAGYESLENVELAGCWAHARRKFDEALKALKSPSSSSTRSTIAKKGLNFCNQLFAIERKIKKLDAKERLKIRQKDSQPVLDAYLAWLHEQKEIIAPQSATGKAITYSLNQWHKLTTFMKDGRIEIDNNRAERSIKPFVIGRKNWLFAVSTSGANSSAIIYSLVETAKENGLNPFFYLQFLFEELPQLDMTADLNLEHLMPWSKELPKDCYIQKKK, encoded by the coding sequence ATGAAAATAATGGACGGAAAGACCTCACCCACAATTGAAGAATTGGAAAAGAAGAACGCGCAGCTAGAGAACCAGATGAAGACACTGGAGCTGAAGGTGCAGTGGTACGAAGAGCAGTTTCGATTGGCCCAGCAGAAACGCTTTGGTGTATCCAGCGAAAAGACGGACGACAACCAGTTGACGCTTCAGCTTTTCAACGAAGCCGAAATCTCTTCTGCCGTCTTATTGGCGGAACCGACAATGGAGACCATCAACTACACGCGCAAAAAAATTGGCGGCCGTGCAGAAAAACTGAAAGACCTGCCGGTCGAAACCATCCATTACGACCTTTCTGATGCAGAGAAGGTCTGTTTGGCATGCAATCACGAACTTCATGAAATGAGCCACCAAACCCGGCAAGAATTGAAGGTCGTTCCGGCGCAGGTCAAAGTGGTGGAACACGTTCAGCACATTTACAGCTGCCGTCATTGTGAGAAGCATGCCATCACGACTCCCATCGTCAAAGCGAAAATGCCAAATCCAGTCATCCCAAAGGGATTGGCTTCACCTTCCGCAATCGCCTTTGTCATGACGCAAAAATTTGCGGATGGTCTTCCGCTTTATCGTCAGGAAAAGCAGCTGGAACGGATGGGCATCCCGTTGAACCGCCAGACACTCTCGAATTGGATGATTTCAAGTACGACCCGCTGGTTGCGCCCGTTTTATGATCTTCTCCACCGTCAACTCCTGCAGGAAGAGTTGCTTCATGCCGATGAGACCAGCCTGCAAGTTCTCGATGAACCCGGCAAGATAGCACAATCCAAGTCGTACATGTGGCTCTATCGCACGAGTTCTGTAACGAAAAAACCGATGGTCCTTTTCGATTACCGAGCGAACCGATCGAGTAAAAATCCGAAGGATTTCTTGAAGGGATACGAAGGCTACCTCAACGTCGACGGATATGCCGGTTATGAATCGCTCGAAAATGTGGAGCTCGCGGGCTGTTGGGCACATGCCCGTCGGAAATTCGATGAGGCGCTGAAGGCATTGAAGAGCCCCTCATCAAGTTCCACCCGATCGACGATTGCCAAAAAGGGCCTCAACTTCTGTAACCAATTATTCGCGATTGAACGAAAAATCAAGAAGTTGGACGCCAAAGAGCGGTTGAAAATAAGACAAAAAGACAGTCAGCCTGTGCTGGATGCTTATTTGGCTTGGCTCCATGAACAAAAAGAAATCATTGCGCCGCAATCAGCCACCGGGAAAGCCATCACCTATTCGTTGAATCAATGGCATAAGCTGACAACATTCATGAAAGACGGACGCATCGAGATCGACAACAATCGTGCGGAACGGTCGATTAAACCGTTCGTCATTGGACGAAAAAATTGGCTGTTCGCCGTTTCGACAAGCGGAGCGAATTCCAGTGCCATCATCTACAGTCTCGTAGAGACAGCCAAAGAGAATGGCTTAAATCCATTTTTCTACCTTCAATTTCTTTTCGAAGAACTTCCGCAGCTGGACATGACGGCGGACCTGAACCTCGAGCATCTCATGCCGTGGTCGAAGGAACTTCCGAAAGACTGTTATATCCAAAAGAAAAAATAA